AATAAATCAAGAATCAGTGGTACATTATTAGGCACAAATATGCAGTTCTATTCTTCTcgaaacatttttttttattaaaaaaactagGTTTCGACCATTTAGTCATGCATCGGGAACAACCTTCATTTTTCACAGTTGGCATCAGTTTGAATATCCCCACTAGTGGGATTGCACTCGGTATGCTGTTGTTTTGGCATCAATTTGAATAACTTTGGGATTCATGTTCAACTATCCAAGTTCAGCAGCCTACTGGACGTTAGTTCTCAAATAGGCCAGTAAAACTAGAGCATCAGTAACACGGGTGTCCATTTCAGCACCCAAAGAAGTTTTGAAGTAAGTTTACTTTTGAGTTACACTATAGTGATAAGGATTGTCACGTAGCACCAAATGAGTTTATATATGTTACAGacataattaaacaaattaaactgtatttttttataacagGCTAATCTTTTAGATGAGTACACACTTTAACATGGTACCAAACATCGCAGGCAGAGATCCTCAGTTTGACTCTCACCGCCACTTGttatataaaaagaatttcCAAATGCTTGACCATGAAAAACAACCAGGCTTACATGTGAAGGGTGTGTTGAATACAtaattaaaagaacaaaaatgtgCTCTCTTTAACACCCTAAGCCTTAAGATAATATGATCAAACACTTTTAACAAtcgaaattaagaaaaaaaaaactagcacCAAATTAATTTGAGCACATCAAAATACATAGCCTTAGCTAATTTAATATCACTATATAGTTGATTAGCCAAATCAACTCATGATTTATGCATAATCTATAGTCTGAGATATTGATCAGAACCTACATTTTCCTGTTTAGGTAAAATGTCCCCCATTAGCAAAGTCTCTAGAAGTAAAGCTTCCCCTGCCTTCACTATTCCAATAGGAAAGGTGCCTGTAAGATTGTTTCTCAAAATGGAGCCACTAGTCCCTCTCCAACCAAATAGGCCAATATTGACGCAGCAGATTTATGCAGTGATTACCTATGATAAAGCAACATTTGTACAAGAAACAAGCAAGCTATCTAAGAAAGACATCTGCAGTCATCAGCAAACCACAATCCAAATGTCATTTTTCTGCACTACTCTGGCTATCCTAATTTCTACTAAAATGATAATCTCATCATCCTATCTTGACAAAAAAACGGAGCAGAGTAAACCAATTGATGCTTTTGTCTGAATACACATTTTTTTAGCTAGCTGTTATGTTAGCTGCAGAGCGCCTTCCGAAATTCTCTGAGCTTGGAAAGATTTTTCAGTATTTTCTCATGATGACGTGGTCAGAGTTCTGAAACTTCCTTCCTTTATATAAGGAATTATCCTGGTTGGTCGAAGCTAGAAGACAGCTGGACGAACTTTTATTTCGCATAGGGGAAGTAAGATTCACATAGAGACAGCTGCTATCTGGAAATATCTTTCTACGTTAGCTAGCAGGGGCGGGCTTTCCTATAGTAGTTCTGCGGCAGCCTCTAAATGGCCATCCCAAAAGATTCCAAGCCCTTCCAAAGCCGAAGCAGAATTTTAGGTTTATGGGTTATGAATTTTTAGACAGGACAATGGCCTCAATCTAATGTATAACAATCCCAAACTAACAAACAAATACCGATATttaatctattttaaaaaaCGACAAACTAAATATGACAAACTACTTACACTATATAAATGTAAGTACTATCATTTTAATTGCACTCAACAGTTGTCATATCTTGAAAACGATAAATAAACGTTGGCACCGTAATACAACAATTTGCTTTTTTTGGTTCATTATCAATTTTAAGTCgttttttttcccaaaaaactgcacatagaaagaaaagaaaaagacctACGAGAAACTCGGAGAGAGTACTGAATTTTCTCTTTTAGAAAGAGAGCACATATAGCAAGAAAGCAACTACAAATGACGCACAGGTACCAAGTTTAGGACCCACATATCCTAGGGGAAACAAAAGCTTTGCAGTCCGCCGATACACACTCCACTTGTTTTTGTATGTTGTTTCACGTGATAAAAacctaagttgctcggactcctAAGCATGTCAACAGTCAATATGATGTGGGTGTGAGATCCGTACTCGATCTGGACAGCTGATTTTGGATATTTTGACCAGATTCGAGGGAGGAACATTAGGCAGATTCAatgatttttgttataaaaacAGAAGCTTAagtgaaattgaaaaaaagggaataccttgtatatatataaagttctACTGCCAGTCTCTTTCCTTTTATCTCCTTCTGAGATTCTCCTCTGGATCATTATTTTCTCCTCGAGTTCTCCAAATAATATCTCATAATGTAGGTTTTATAACTGTATTTTTAGACGAAACCCGCACCCATATCCACACATTTATCCGTATCCCCCAATCTTAAAATTTAGGTTATAGAGTATCTGACCTCTAGATCCGCACCCGTATCATACACCCGCACCCAAGTCGGAGCAACTTTGTTAAAAACTATATGAGTATTTGTTTCTTGAGTTTTTAGTACAAATATAGGGTCGACGCAAAAGCTACCTGGGTTCGCCAGAATCCGATGTTACACTGTAGCTCCACCCCTGGTTATAAGTATCTTTAGGGCTACCACTCTTTCAGCCATTCTACAGAAACTAGCTTCAGAGTTCAATTAGTAACACTAAGCCAACTTACGCAACACTAGAAACAACGTCAAGCAATTTCTTATTCACCAAGCATCCACAAAAGCGAGAATTACCAACAACGATAATATTCTCATTCCATCTCATGAAACAGTGTTTAAATAGGTATATATGCAGTTCAAAATGTTAACTTGCTTTATAATGAAACAATAGTTATTTGAATAGTTTAAAAGAATGGGATCATAAGATACCTAGTTTCATCCTCATTTTGATTCCTCTCCTGCGAATAATCACCAGACTCCCCTCCGTCACTCTCCGAACTCAAGTTCCCAACTCCGGTATTCCAACTAGCACTCCCGCTTCTCTGCTCAGAACTACTCATATTTTCAGAGGATTCCCTTAACCGTCGGCGTCTATACTCAACGAAAACACAAACCATATGAAGCACACTCTGTGAAGCATATCCAACAATCCAAAGCCTTAACGGCATAGAAGGAGACTCATTTCGGCTCAATACAAGCACAGAAATCGATACAATAACAAAAGCTAAGTTCCATAAAAGATCTATTATCACTATAGGTTTTGAGTAAGCCCAATCACTTTGCCTCTCCTCGATTTGCTCAGCAGCGGCTTCTCTTACTCGCATCGACGGCTCACGCATCAATCGTCGGCTACTTGCACGCCGTAGAAATCCAGCAGCTCCTCTGAGGCTCGGAGGGCGACGGAACGAACGTCGGCTCCTGGAATTCTGGCTAGTGAGAAACGGCGTCGTATCAATTCCGACACCGTTGCCTGGGCTAACATCGGCGTTAGGTATGTTATCATTGGCGGCTGTTGCCGTAGACATCGCCGGGAAATTTGTGTGAAGATAACGACGGGAAATTGAAGTGTGTTTCAGGTAGGGTTGATTTTCAGACAAAATGGTGATTTTGAATTTGGGTTAGGAAAGTGAAATGACAAAATTTTTTGGTCCACCACGCGCTAGAGAGTATAGAAAGAGATGTACTCTCCAAAAAGACAATTCGATTTTGTAGCTGCGCTAAGTGAAACCCGCCAAATAACACGCTTCTGTTTCTTTTCCTTGTAGTAATAACTAATAATATCagtaattatttcttttcttaaattataatttttttgccaaaaatataaaatattccaTAATTATATCTATACACTTGAGCTAAATTCTTAAGTCATCATCgtgaaaaaaattgttcttattatttttaagttcaatGCTCACATCTAAAATCTAGTATGATAAAATGTATCACCAAAACTTAAAGACAAGTTATATAAAAGCGATGGTAAGATCAACTATGTTGTATGGAGTGTTGGTCAATCAAGAACACTTCATGTCAAGAAGATGAAAGTTGCAGAGATGAGGATATATGTGTGGGCATATTAAGAGAgataagattaaaaatgaagatATTTGGGATAGAATAGGAGTGATCTCGATAAAGGAAAAGATGCAAAAAATAAGATTGAAATGATCTGGACATGTGTAAAGTAATTGCACAGACACCCTAATGCGGAGGTATGGGAGGTTGACTATAGATGGTTCTAATAGATGTAAAAATAAGCCGAAGAAATGTTAAAAGAAATTTGTTTAGATAAGACatgatgttgttttagtttACCAAAGACATGAGCTCAGTTATCTGATCCCATCTGCCCGGATCCTTTTCTACTTCATGTTATAAAAAACACAAATCAAAGATAGTAAAACAATTAAACATTGTTTCGTTTCTACTTCTATACTACTTAACGGTACTTTTAGTTATAGTATTACGCTAATCCGTCCAATTTTTACtaagttttaacttttatctgttcttttacaattttccatttacaaaataaaattatttttcctttatcataacaaaatgaaatgatatttcaataaaaattctCTTATACAAAATGGAAAATGCAATATTGAGATCTAGACAGAGAGAGAATCGTAACTGAGACTATTTAAATATAGTTCCAAAGAGACATTAGAGAATACATTAAGTAATGAATTTCACATTCCTATATAAGGCAAGTGGAAGAAATCAAAGCAAATTgatatacacaaaaataaacCTATTTCAACTAGTAATCCTGTTTGGAAGAACCTACTGATCTTCTGAATGCCCACAAACTAGATGTTTgttgtaacaaaaaaattgatagaTGTGAACTCATCTAGAACTGCCTAGGGCATTCTACACTAACACATCaacttaataaataaaagaatttcatATTGTGAACACTAACTCTGATTATATTAGCACATAACTCTTTCTGCATGCATGTCACCATCCTTGCTGGCCTAGAAATGCTGTAGACCCCTCTCAAAAAACTCATTTGCACAATTCACTTCCTCATGTGCTCGGGAATAAGGCGCTGTCTCAGTTCAGTAGGTGCACCAGAAAGTTCTGCGTGAGGCTTACTACAGTCAGACGGGGCGAAATAATTATACCGATAAAgttagaaaggaaaaaaaaaaggaactcaGCTCAACCTTGAGGTGTGAAGTTGAATAGAAGTGGCAAAGGTCGTCCATTAGGCAAGCAAGCATTTTGTTTCCTCAGATCATCAAAGAAAGGGTGTGCACATGCCTCCAACTGAAAATGAATATAAAGATTATGAAACATTCAAAATGCCTCATCATATCAAATCCACTAAAGGAGTCTACAAGCATGTTTTTAACATACTACTGGTGAAATATGGTCGCCCTCTCAATAGGCTTCATAAACTTATTGATTGTACACAAGTAGTTTGTGTGTGTTTTCTCATTAACTATTTTAAAGCTTTATGCTAACAGCAGGAAAAGGCTTAGTCATTCACTTACAGCAGTACATCGGAGAGTTGGTGAATACTGCATCAACCTTGACGCCAGATCTACAGCTTCAGGGggtatttttctttgaaatatcTGCAAAATATTGAGATTCAATCTTCAGCGCCTCAGCCTATGAGTGAGTGAACTTGGAAGGGACAGTGGGTCAAAGAACTTCAGCGAGGAGAACAAACAAATGAAACTAAGATATAAATAAACACTATACTTGACAATTTGTAACAAACCTTGTGCCACGGGTGAGCTTTGATTTGAGGGAACTTGAACTCTGTATAGTTTGGATTCATGCACCTAATTTCCTCTCTAGTTGGTGTCCCCAAAATCTAGCACGGATTAAGTACATCAAGACCGTAAGCAACGGAATGAAACTCAACTGGCAACGCTTTAAGAATGGGGGATGAAAACTGATGTCCCATAATAGCATACCTTGATGATCTCCACCAGCTGATCAACACCACTTTCTCCAGGGAAAAGAGGCTACACATGATGTAACATTCAATGCATCAGACTAGTTTATACCACAGTAACTCGAAATATGATGCTCAGAAAAAAAGATTTTCTAAGACTTTCATAGAGAAGTAGTATATCACAACCAAAAAAACtaccaatataatatcatgatcCGCCAAAAAAGAGAATCAACTCCAAGTAGGAAACATTTAGGTGCAAGCACCTGAATATCTACCTTAGCAAAAGAGAGGCACCATAGAAACCAAAGGTATGTAGGTGTAAGAAAAAGTTACCAACTTTCTACAGCTAATATCAGAAAGAGTGAGAAGATAGGTACCACAAAGTTGACTCACCTGTCCCAAAAGTAGCTCACCGAAAACGCAACCAGCTGACCACATATCAATTGCCGTTGTGTACTCTGTAGCCCCAAAGATCAATTCAGGCGCTCTATAATACCTAGAACAAATGTAGGCTATATTGGGCTCCCCAGGCACCTATGGGAAGAAACAAAAGTCTGAGTAGGGGCAAACACCTAGGAAAACGTAGTTCTCAAAAGAACACCACATACCAGCATCTTTGCACTTCCAAAATCACAGATCTTCAACTGATGAGTGTGTGGATTAACCTATAGcaataattaaaacaataatacGACAAATAGTTAGAACAGAAGCAATCACAATGAAGGAAGAGGGAAAGCAATTGTCACAAATAACCAAGGAAATGGAAAAGATACAAACACCTAGAAGTAAAGGAGCATAACCAGCAAGCTTACCAAAAGATTCTGAGGTTTAATATCACGGTGACATACCCCAATTACATTGTGCATGTAATTTAGAGCCCGACATATCTGCATTATGATAATTATGAGAAAGAAATCAAGTTATAACTTCTGGAAAATCAAGATAATTCATAATAGAGTAAACAAGATGATGTATTGTAAAAGTGTCAAAATTATCTTATTTACACAAAGTTCTTACATATAAAAGTAAGAAATCACCCAAACGCTTACCTGGTACATGTACAATTGAACGTATATGATGGGCATGTGATGGTTCACTCGGCTGTAGTGCCTTGAAACTCGGTACACAGTTTCAGACACATACTCCAGAACAAGGTTAAGGTAAACTTCATTCTTCTCAGTAGTAGAATAGAAACAGTGCCTCAGGTGAACAACATTAGGATGATCAAGCATGCGCATAATCTGTAGTTCCCTGTTTTTGTATCTCCTATCCTGCAAGACCTTCTTTATGGCCACAGATTCACCTGTTTCTAGGCACTTGGCCTAAGGAAAGAAAAACAGAGAAGAAATGAGCAAACGTCAAGCAGAGCCGTCCAAACGACTTCAATGCTTTCAAATAAACACCTAATCCTTCCTACTGACCCAATCAAACACAATTTTACCTGAAACACAACTCCAAATGATCCCGTACCCACCACACGTTCAGCCATGTAAGACAGTGTCTGGGACaataacatgaaatttattaatcGAGTAAAATCCAATTACATAACAAATCACAAGCCACATCACATCTAAGTCTGTTCAATTCTGAAGATGAAACTTACCTGTTTCTTCTGTCCATTTCGATCACTCAGAGTAGTCACAATTATCTGGCCTGTTTCTGTTCCATTACCACTAACAACAGTAGGCTCCATATCCTATAACATTTTATCATATCATAAAAAAGGATTCTCCATAAACAATAAAGCAACATGATGTGCTATATAAATATGAAGTACCTTTAAGTCATCCTCGTGATCATACGAGTTTTTCTCTCTAATTCTCATTTCATTTGGGAGCTCCTTCTTTCCAGATTTTTCCTGCCTAGTATCGACAGTCAATGTACTTGCATCACTTCCCTCAGATGTAGAAGTCACATCATCCTTTGACAATATAGTACATCGCTCTTCCATTTGAAATTCAATATCAACCCTGTGATCTACTTCTTGCTCATTCTTTAGTCTCTTTAGACTAATATCCACTCCCtattaaattagtaaaaaaatgagaaaatgcACTTAAACACAAACCCCACTCGTGAAAAATTATACCgagtatattattatttgacGACAATCACATCAGAAGAAACATTAACAATCTCATGAttcattcataacattataATCATATCACAGAGTTAATAAATGAGATTGTTCTATCACCATCTTTAGCAATGGTAAatgttaaaaataacaaaagtctcacatcgctggttaatgagatgggtgatTTCCTTATAAGCCTTGGGCAGTCCTtctgagttaggcctaagacctaattttacagTAAAACTACATCATCTTCGGTCGCATTAACAAGCTAATCAACTAGAAATAAGCATAATATAGAACAATTCAAGGCAGTCAAAAAgctaagataaaaaaaaagttgaaaaaacaTGCTACACAATCACAAATCAACAAAAAACGAAGcaaacaaaaccaaaaaatcaataaattataaaaaaaataagaaaaaacataGAGAGGAAATTACAGGATCGGAAATGGAAGATCGTCCAGACGCAATGCTCTTGAGGCGACGCATCACATTCATCTCTTTCCTTTTCGAATTTATTGAAACCCTAAAAATTGTTACTTCtcctctctctcttttcttaaatcagaaacaaaaaagtttctgaaaaaaaaaagagagaagacgAAGAACAACAAACGAGAAATTGATACACAGAAGGAgaagaaataacaaatatatatatatatatatattctcctTTCTGCGTTCAACAAAAAAGAGACAAAggggaagaaaaaaaattgaaaatgaaattgatcTGACCAAAAcagaggaaaataaaaatagaaagataaCTATTATACTCCTATATAGTCATTTACGTGTCCGATTCAAATTTCgagattcaaattttttaaattttaattttgaatgagatatataaattttgctTTAAACTTACGTCTTAAACTCTCATTTATTCTATAATGTGTtagtatttgttttttaattagatGCAATTTATCAATTCATATGCACGGGTTCATATGGTTTGTCATCTTATTTCTAggttattttcaataaaaaatatatgttaaattttaaCGGTTAAATCGATAACAATCATTAATTGATAAACAGTTAAAGTCATATATTAATGGTATTATAACAATTTAGCAATTAGCATGTCTATAAA
The window above is part of the Solanum pennellii chromosome 5, SPENNV200 genome. Proteins encoded here:
- the LOC107020893 gene encoding E3 ubiquitin-protein ligase At1g63170-like, yielding MSTATAANDNIPNADVSPGNGVGIDTTPFLTSQNSRSRRSFRRPPSLRGAAGFLRRASSRRLMREPSMRVREAAAEQIEERQSDWAYSKPIVIIDLLWNLAFVIVSISVLVLSRNESPSMPLRLWIVGYASQSVLHMVCVFVEYRRRRLRESSENMSSSEQRSGSASWNTGVGNLSSESDGGESGDYSQERNQNEDETSVAKHLESANTMFSFIWWIIGFYWVSAGGQTMPRDAPQLYWLCITFLAFDVFFVVICVAVACVIGIAVCCCLPCIIAILYAVTDQEGATKEDVERLPKYKFKRLGNFEKENGDIQESFGGVMVECDTDTPTEHVLPPEDAECCICLCSYEDGIELRELPCRHHFHAACIDKWLYINATCPLCKFNILKYGNQSGSEEA
- the LOC107020964 gene encoding shaggy-related protein kinase epsilon-like, producing MNVMRRLKSIASGRSSISDPGVDISLKRLKNEQEVDHRVDIEFQMEERCTILSKDDVTSTSEGSDASTLTVDTRQEKSGKKELPNEMRIREKNSYDHEDDLKDMEPTVVSGNGTETGQIIVTTLSDRNGQKKQTLSYMAERVVGTGSFGVVFQAKCLETGESVAIKKVLQDRRYKNRELQIMRMLDHPNVVHLRHCFYSTTEKNEVYLNLVLEYVSETVYRVSRHYSRVNHHMPIIYVQLYMYQICRALNYMHNVIGVCHRDIKPQNLLVNPHTHQLKICDFGSAKMLVPGEPNIAYICSRYYRAPELIFGATEYTTAIDMWSAGCVFGELLLGQPLFPGESGVDQLVEIIKILGTPTREEIRCMNPNYTEFKFPQIKAHPWHKIFQRKIPPEAVDLASRLMQYSPTLRCTALEACAHPFFDDLRKQNACLPNGRPLPLLFNFTPQELSGAPTELRQRLIPEHMRK